gtcatattTCACTTTTAAGTAAATCACGGAAGAAGTAATATCCATGTAAACATTCACTTGTATCCTTTGAAGGATAATTGGCATATTCaactataatatttaatatgaatatgcAATTTATGGTAGCAATCTATTATCTTGAGCGCCATCTTGGGTGCCATCTTGGATTATTTGGTCAGCACCGAGTTTTTGAAGTTTAAAGCACCAGTTTTAAAAAACACAGAATTTTCTGAACAATTTGGAATATAACACCGCTTAATCTACTTTTGTTGCCTTTAATCATCTTATTGTCACTCAGGTTTTAATGCCTATAAAAGTTTTAACATTCAGGTGGTATGTAACCTTTAGATGACCTCAATAGTGGACCATCTAAATTTCAATGATACATACATGACCATGATCACAATAATTAAATAAGGATTTGAAGCATCAATGTAAATTGACTTAAACATCAAACTACTAAATATCCTTTAAAGTCTATTGAAATATGTTACTTGTattataatattacaattaGAACATTTTTCAGCAAAAATCAGAATAAAGTGGTGGTACGTAATTGGCTGGTTTTCATTACCATTACACCATATGCGGTCCTCTGTTGGATTATTATGATAGGAATTAATTACATGTTACAGTACTATGCACTTTGAATGGAAGATTTCattaatttgtatattattaaaaacaatttgaggTAAATAACTGATATTTTAGCACTTTTCTCAATTCgaccttgaaatgaccttgaccttcacctttgCCGACCTTAATGGTCTGTGTGTTAGAAAGCTTTGCACATGTACATAACTTACTTCgaacatttaagtcaatatatgtttgtgttaaatagttataataaatattgtaagactAGTCATTTGCTAAGAAAACGGCGGCCATCTTGGCTGTTGTCTTGGTAACCATGGTAACCTGGGGGATGCCAGCTGTCCACCCTTGCTAAAAATGAGCTTCAGACATCCCCCAGCACAAATATACCAAGATACGCTCTGGAcaaaaaatgcacacaaatacCTCTAGGGACTGTACTATTACGGCTCGTCTAGCTGTTTACGAGTCCGAATGTACCCCGTATTATTCAGGACAAAGTTAAATAACCTatttaatgtataattacaatattccaaaaaaaaaaatgatttaatgacAACATTTTGACGTTTTGACATTTGATTATGGTTATAATAGAGGATTTATGTCATTCTAACTGTAGAGCTTCTGTCGAACTCAATTTTCTTTCGGAACCTTTACACGCGTTCCGGTCTTTATCGTTgatttaatgcaccagtcagttgtaaccatgCCCACCCCCCAccaaggtccggggatatacgggggtccggggatagcggggaaaatgtgccgtgtttttaccttccaggtggccctgcgGTGCCGATCGACTGCAGTGTTTTTGATTTCGCGCCAAAAACAGCGGGGAATGAGCCTAACCTAGGATgaccctggggtgcgggggctttttgcagggattttaccagcactTTGTCCCAGCAGGACGGGGTTTTTACTGTGGGTGGCTAgaacgaaagtcaaagtccccgctattccccgtgGGCCGTGGTTCcgattgactggtgcataacatggGGTGTTTGAATCGTACGATACGGAAACATATTAGATATTTGTACGCGAATTTGAGATTAATTATACggtaatgattttaaaatgagaGTCTGCGATTGGACGTATAAATTAGgtacagaataaaaaaaaacattgttttgttttgttttggggATTTTCTCTGTCAGCTTGTTCCACAATATTTCTACATGGTTTCAAtcaacagttttatattttaatagtgCGAAATTGGAACATTaagctcaacccagaaaaagaGTATAATCATGCCGGTAAACAGGCGGttatttttattcccgacaaaataaaagcactcgataatactggttttatcttaaatgtaagcttcttgattggtattcagctgaaaattggtgaaaatgttctacttttgtttataaacaagcatttgtttgatgggagaatcggttttataactccataaacaatatgtttacaaaataaccgaaatacgtgtgaagattaaacatatttatatggcactgcattccccgatttctcaaataagccctcataattgtgatataagataaaataacgagtcatacttacgttttacgatgatatccgtacttttgctctagctcggaagtggcattggctcttttttatacacagctcctaaaagagcacCCGTGTAACAGTGAGAAATCGCCGTGTGGCGTTCATTAAGGAAAGGAAGATGGTCACAACAGATCCTGTCATAACatttaattctaaaaatatGCTATCAACATcgaaaaataatactttaaaatgcaataaatagaATTTTCACTACTTTTGTGcgtcatttaaaatcaattaaatcgTAAGTGCTGTGTTTCAACTTTGGCAAAATGAAGTGATGACTACGTGGCCAATTAGGATTGACAGTAGACAAAATGTGGTTGATTAAGCTCTGGGTTTGCCTTAGTAGAACCTGGGGTTTTAATAATAAGTAGGCTTGACCGAACAAATTAGAAGGGAGTATTGAGCTCTTAAAAAAGTTGTTGAGTACCCATTGTATCTAAAATAGACAATTTGGAATTGGCTTGGCACTGAGAAGGCACTCGGTTAGCTTAGGTAGAAACATTTAATGGTTTGCTAAacagttatacattaaacattagCCAAAATACTTTGGGGTTGTTGGTTCCAAACTGTTTACAGACTAGGTCGTTAAAGCACTGAAAAGCCTCTTTGGAGCAGCCTGTCtttaacatataaattaaatcatttaattgccaaaaaaacttaaatgaatattgtttgttgattaaaaatacaattagaAATTGTTCAGAAAAGTCGATATAAGTAGGTGGTACGTAATGGTCTGGTGTATCTTACCAGAATATCTTATGCGGTTTTCTTTTGGgttataatgatttgaaatgataacatattatttaaatatgctctttaaatgcaatattgCATTAGTTTGCGaatgattaaaaacaatttgaggTAAATAACTGATATTTTAGCACTTTTTCAAATTACGACCTTGAAATGACCCTGACCTTTGCTGACCTTGATGGTCAGTGTGTTAGAAAGCTTAGtatatgtacataacatagttaaaacatttaagtcaataaatgtttttgttaaatagttataataaatacTGTAAGACTTGTCATGGGCTAAGAAAACGGCGTCCATCTTGGCTGTTGTcttggttaccatggtaaccttGGGGATGCCAGCTGTCCACCCTCGCTAAAAATGAACTTCAGACATACCCCGACACAAATATACCAAGAAACGCTCTGGAcaaaaaatgcacacaaatacATATAGAGACTAGACTAGTAAGACGTTAAATAacctttaattgtttttttacaaataaaaaatacagtcCAACGGGAAATGCAATTTTAACCATATGTATCAACATCATACTATTGATATCATTGTAACCAGGCAAATCATCTACTTGCTACTTCCATTCtgaccatttttcatttcaaacctttttttttttttttttgaataaaagaagaagaaagattGCCAGTTAAAGCATCAAACATACCAAAAAACCAGCATTCGTTCATTCGTTCCGCATGGCTGCTAGATCATCGATTTAGAATTTTGCGACACAAAATTCTCATCAttttaagtatataaataataaaatgcaccactttaaattattgacaaaatatctttatctacggtatttcaaaacttattttgaGTTATGCTCGGATCTTTTATTTCACTGCAAGTTAAAACGTATTatcactttattattttttttgtaaacaatgacaTTTACGACAAGGGGTTATGCCTACTTCTTGTCTTATATAAGTTTGTGCAGATTTTTCAAACTAGTTTATTCTCGTTATAATGCTAAGTAGACACGGGTCAACGCCAAGTAGCGTTAAGTTACGCAGGTCTTACGCTCTACATATGTCAGGTTTGAAACCcctatataaaaatgaaaattggaaAAGTTTTCTGCATTTGATATTCGAGTTGATtaatgtgttttctgtttgtgGGATTTGCTCTGACTATTGGCGTTGATGTATGTTTTTTACGTTTTATGCCAAGAAGAAAGTCTTTAAGCAATACTGGAAAACTGCCACACGTATCATTTTGCTTGAGAAGTAAGCAAACAATTATAATTACTTTTCCAAGGGCAAGGGCATGTTTCTTTCCTATTTTTCCACCATCGACAGTCAGAAATATTCGGATATCTGTGAGGATGAATCTAGGATACATTAAGATATTCTTTTTACTAGTGAGTATTTTATTCATTGTCACTGCAGAATCTtaacatgcaatacatatttattgatagcataaacattattttcgtcaatttaatattgtgtCTGACATTGCACAAACGAATCACTTCTCGATTAAGGCTTTTTTTTGACAAGGTCAGTTCATGAAAGATAATATCTTAAGTGTATGcttaattgtatttatgaaTTCTTTCTAGTTTATTTGATCATTCGAATTctgaaacacaaatattttatttgtgttgatttctgtcctttatttgtttaatcctGGCTGTGGTTTTCttgacaacaaaacattttttaaacctcAGGTAGGTTTTTGccccgtctgtccgtccgtccgtccgtccgtcctgtGAAATCGGACAAGTGTACTCTATCCCATAACTCCATATCTTTTTAAGATATTGactttatatacatattgacTGTGTTAAGAGAAGTActgtgcaaaaataaaataaaatggtactTTGaatgttattgccctttaattatttgtaaacttatatttttaCCTCTTTCCTTCGGGTaatcttgtccggagcataactacAAAATTTAATGTCGTTAATGTATTGACTTAATATACATTCATCTCATTTAGGAAAAatgcagtgcacaggaacctAACTCTGGCTGCAGTTTTctttttagttattgccctttgctaattttcatactttttgttCGGATTAAACCTTTGTTATTTAGGAGCAGTTTAGTGGCCAAGAACCACAACTCTGGGTGCATTACTTTTAAAGCAGTATCTTTTATTGCTCTTTGGTATTTTAACTCTTATCTTTGTCCAGACGATAACTGTCTTTCAAGTATTGACTACAAACTTCATATAGAGATATAGCtcatttaaaaaagtgaaatataaatagttcattACTCTGATTGTTGTCCTTTTGAGTtcttgccctttgttaattttcatatttcagttttgtCCGGAGCATTTGAGGAATTGGCTTCAAACTCCATGTACAAATATATCTCATTCATTAGAAATGCTGTGCACAAGAATCATAACTTTGGGTGCAGTAGTCTTTGAactattgccctttgttaactTTCATGCTTATTTTGTCCGAAACATAATTCGTAAAACATTTGTGGTatttacttcaaacttcatatatagatatatctcatttagGGAAAGTCAAGCGCACCTATCTTTGAGTGCAGTTTCTTTTTAGTTTATTGTACATTGTTAAATGGTTATTCTTTGTCGAAAGGCGAAGTTGATACTGTTCGTAAGCGGGGGTGTGGCAGTCTGTGACTGctattgttaaacatattttttttttatttctctccAAAACTCTATATGTTTTTGAGGAATTGACTTCAGATgtacaaaagaaatataattttgtgtttGGTATACTCAATGAAAAACTCAGCTATGCtgttaaaaactaaaaacaaaactacatgCATTATTTTACAGATGTTACAATCCTTATTTCTATACAGTAGAATTAATTTGGGATGCAAgaacacaatattttttgaaGATATAGTTCATGGCAGAAGtttgttatcaaaatatttagtcTTTGTTTAACTAAGATCCTTATGcctttaaaaagaatatttgaggctactgagcttgttctTGTTGCATCCATTGTCTTATCAGTAAAATGTGGAATAATCTTTATATGTTTACAAtagttgatatattttgaatgatatctTTGACTAGGTCGCTAGTCGTATACAGCTGAGTTTTGGAGATCATGATAAGGCTAATGAGGACAAAGCATTATGGGGAATTCAACAAGAAAACCAACGGATACTGAGGCAAAATATAAGATTCCGTAAGGTAATTTGTCAAGTaacttttaatttgacttaacTGAACTCAGTTTATTggataaaacatatacacatgcGTACATCAAAAACAACGTATTTAAATACCATTAGACGGGAAGGCATAGAAAACCTgaccccaatatcacgaaaaatttttaattcaaatctcaactcattttaccatatgtTTTTACAGATTTTTAAACCGCATTCTATCGCTGAATATGTTGATTGAAACCTTTGGTCTAAATTCCAATTGAAAAATATCCTACAGCAAAAAATGTACTTGATtacaattcattgccttttaacaattactcaactctattttttgctctagaataagttttctttgaaatattgtcaaaatctctgaataacacattctatgagaaaatactttttcaaaaagtataaaaacattctagattttgaaaaatactatgtttttatgtggtaaaatgagttgagattgagatcgAGAtcgagatttgacttaagtatttttgtgatattggggcctggttgTTTTAATACACACAAGAAGTACCGACCACTGATTGACACATTTATCAACTGGAACCGGATGTTCaaactcatttattttctttcaataaaaaaacaaacccttataattccaaactaaaTATAATGATGCCACgaaacatatttctttcatcAATATGCAATTTGTAATGTCTATATATTTTTGTGCGtgagtgtatatatatacagtacaaagtgcatatgtatgaaaaacttaaaaaacaaacaattggaATCGCTAtttttggtttgaaattttaatatttcttatctttaaaaaaagtgatttgagtttgaaaatccgatGCCAGTGCATTTTTCTTGTGTAGAAGGTATGAAGTTCATGTACAAGGCGTTCGTTTAATACTGTAATGTGATAATTTATCAGCTTTcagaatgattttattttttttatttttccaaataaaaattCATCATCAAATTCTTTATCCATTTATGTGTGGTAGAAGTGTCCATATTTTCTCATTATAGTTTCTGTATACtatgttatttaatcattaaattattcTAGTTTGAAGTATTGTCTAGTATATGGTATAAGTGCAGATGGATTATCTATAATTGCAATCCGATAGAAACCTTTAAATTGTCGTACGTATCTATTTTCCTTTTTATGAACTTTAACTTTATATAAGCAAAACATGACTTCTTATGTTAAGGGTATTTAGATAAAAAGACTACACGAGGTTCTCTAACTTCTTACTGATGTAAATCTAGATTCAGTATGTAAGAATGGCGTAGTTTCAAATGTGTTTACGTTCGTACTGCATGATGATCTATCAAATTTGTTTAACCCATAGGTATTCGCGGAAATGCTGAGTGTCTGCCAGTCGCTTTCAGTGAAGACCTGCAAATGTGAAAAGGTATTATCCatttgtgtttcaatttatGGCAGTTGATCGAATGATTATTTTCACAGGTCGATATtgaaacataaatgaatagcgtgatatattattatgtgaACCAAAGGACGGAGAATGTGTATTACATATATCTTAATTAGCATATCAGGTACATTGTTCGGAAGTTGATTTACCTATATATATGAGTTGTTCAATCACTTTTCATTATTACAGTTAATGTCTGGATTAGGATTGATATTGAATGAAAGTACGAACGTCGTTTAATTTATCTGAACCATATACATTGTTTGCGTGTTTAGGACAGTTCAAATGAAGAGCACGCCTCGTTATCCCTTGTGTCGATTGAATCGTCAGGCAGCGATGACAACATCACCACAACAAATGTAACAGTCACTTACCTGGCCCCGAAGGACCATACACTTTTCTTCGTAGTATTGTTTTCTACATCTGCTATATGGCAGACAGGTAGGACGATCATAAAAAGGTTTCCAGCACATGTCAGTACTTTTCCTTAATGTACATAGTTCAATACGAgttaatatattacataaattgCGAATGTGAAAGTTGTGAAGGTGTAATGATAGTTCTCTTGTAGCGTGAACGTGAATGAGTAAGAATACTTATGGCATTCCAATGGTCAATATTTGTTGCCCCTTACAGGTGGACAAGAACGGGAGACTTCAGATGATATTGTCAATCAATATGCAAGGACTTTGGTGTTGTCTCGTGATGAAATTAAAGATATTGTTCACATTGAAACCAGCATCACAGGCCACGGTGAACAATACAAATTGATTCTTGACGTTGAAAGtatcaaatacaaacatattgacCACTTCGCTGATGTGCAACCCTTCGTGGTAGACTTACAGTACAGTAATTTTCATTTGGCCGAAGAGGGCTTGAATGTGACAGGACTTATACGCGCGGATTGGAATAAGTACGAGAGAAGTATAGATTTGACTGAGTTGTGGTGGTCTGGGTATGATTTGTCATCAACACCACCATCTGTTGTTGAATTTGTGCATCCGTCTTTTGATAAGCAGGGAAACAGTATGTTGAAAATCGCATTCTCGTTTGTAGATGATAGCGTTATGCAATTTAATGCTGTCATTGATAAAGAAGTGTCTAAGTACGGGGGTTATTTCGCTGTTCGTTTGACATATAAACAGAGCTCctatttgataaaacatttctatGTTGGAAAAGACCATATATTAGAACCAAGAATGACAGAAATACCCGACAACCTACTGGCCCTTTCCCCTCTTCCAAAGGATGTCTTTATATGGAGCCAAAAGTATTCGTTTCAATGTTTAGCCAATGGAAATCCTACTCCAGAAGTATCGATTGTACGAGTGACGAAAGACGGAAAGGAAAAGAAAGTAAAGACTGAGAgttttgtgtttgataaaatGACAAGGCAAGAGACTGTTACATTTGAAGAAGGCAATCAGAAACCTGGGACATATATATGCAGGTAACGTGAACAATACCAATTTATGTTATAACCTgctgttttaataaacatatatgctTAAAGGACATACACATAAATTAATATGaagctttattttttaattccatAGATGTGTTTCATGTGACACAAATGACATGTATATTCAATGTATTAATATGGACACATTTGCAGAGCAACCAATGGGAAAACAGTCATTAATGCGACGACTGAGGTTACGTTTTTTAAACACGCAACTTTTGAATACGAGAGGACAGGAGTCATAAAAAACTCGAGTAAGGAAATAAGAGTTTCTTGCAAAGCATCAGGGAACCCACGACCAACACTGAACTTTCTTCTTTACGAAAAAACCGGGCCAGCTCTGCTGCCTCCAGATTTTATGGTAAAGATACGGATTTACTGAAAAACAGATACATTTGTGGCGAAgcttttgaattttaataaaacaaaatgataaattattatgttttagttCGCCATATCGGATAATGttgtaatttgtttaacaatgatatacatgtttgttagttatttattgtgtttagTACCTAAACATACCAAACACTCCATGTAAAACTACCTAATAATCTTTCCGCATGTCATATTAAGTCG
The DNA window shown above is from Mya arenaria isolate MELC-2E11 chromosome 6, ASM2691426v1 and carries:
- the LOC128238511 gene encoding uncharacterized protein LOC128238511, whose translation is MNLGYIKIFFLLVASRIQLSFGDHDKANEDKALWGIQQENQRILRQNIRFRKVFAEMLSVCQSLSVKTCKCEKDSSNEEHASLSLVSIESSGSDDNITTTNVTVTYLAPKDHTLFFVVLFSTSAIWQTGGQERETSDDIVNQYARTLVLSRDEIKDIVHIETSITGHGEQYKLILDVESIKYKHIDHFADVQPFVVDLQYSNFHLAEEGLNVTGLIRADWNKYERSIDLTELWWSGYDLSSTPPSVVEFVHPSFDKQGNSMLKIAFSFVDDSVMQFNAVIDKEVSKYGGYFAVRLTYKQSSYLIKHFYVGKDHILEPRMTEIPDNLLALSPLPKDVFIWSQKYSFQCLANGNPTPEVSIVRVTKDGKEKKVKTESFVFDKMTRQETVTFEEGNQKPGTYICRATNGKTVINATTEVTFFKHATFEYERTGVIKNSSKEIRVSCKASGNPRPTLNFLLYEKTGPALLPPDFMVATTRKSEGVTRKVLTLTVEESKKLHTLVCAAEQNLTNARNDAIALTTIYLYPGMSLDMDWQFYNRLAATGTNYTTDLP